In the genome of Leishmania infantum JPCM5 genome chromosome 27, one region contains:
- a CDS encoding casein kinase I-like protein translates to MTLTSRTAQAAHAQNDVAAQRPPPPLYPSMNVGVSAVHTHQNRPCHPYDSQPAWQHPQLGTAPPAVIAGASLAPEQQEQAPQPQQPQQTHQQGRSNQPQSIFGGRFTLLDRLGSGGFGEVYRAEERDQLVPIAVKVERVTDTNALPEQSFLFHEAKVMQEIHKSIQAYMAAQQQHQLMLLQQEKARSGNGRRAENEAAAAADETRQEKVGIAKLKYYGQDGMSRVLIMSLHGQSVANVHRHQGRLSLFATVMIADQVLRSLEHVHRAGYVHADLKPDNILFGREDPEQLYLVDFGLSVHFRDRKGKHRPLITNHSFVGTPRYASLRTHMGHTLSRRDDIEQLVYVMIYLFRGRLPWSGLRISDPDAKEKRIAQMKAEMTLDSICAGCPEAFRDVLNYARCMEFEEEPQYQFLHVLLCSLRDSCTELSSDPNGVPANGSGGVMPQMLTLNANCSTRQHPKAQNGGDAVANGGAVCMTAAEAGLVKNTNIASGVVEQIDGVAENPMMMSSRGTGAPAFFSDAIGQGFLSGNGTDAGPLSPRIDCLNGQPFSPPPLDLQRPCGSPQLRQMR, encoded by the coding sequence ATGACGCTAACGAGCCGTACCGCGCaggctgcgcacgcgcagaacgATGTAGCGGCTcaaaggccgccgccgccactttACCCAAGCATGAACGTTGGAGTCAGCGCCGTACACACGCATCAAAATCGCCCGTGCCATCCGTACGACAGTCAACCCGCGTGGCAGCATCCACAGCTTGGCACCGCGCCTCCAGCGGTGATAGCTGGCGCCTCCCTTGCTCctgagcagcaggagcaagcgccacagccgcagcaacCACAGCAGACTCACCAGCAGGGCCGCAGTAACCAGCCCCAGAGCATCTTCGGTGGCCGCTTCACCCTTCTCGATCGACTCGGTAGCGGCGGCTTTGGCGAAGTTTACCGCGCAGAGGAGCGTGACCAGCTGGTGCCTATCGCAGTCAAGGTGGAGCGGGTGACCGACACAAACGCTCTGCCTGAGCAGTCTTTTCTCTTCCATGAGGCGAAGGTGATGCAGGAGATACACAAGTCTATCCAGGCTTACATGGCAGCCCAGCAACAGCATCAgttgatgctgctgcagcaggagaaggcgcgGAGCGGAAATGGGCGGCGCGCCGAAAAcgaggccgctgcggcagcagatgAGACGAGGCAGGAGAAGGTAGGGATTGCGAAGCTGAAGTACTATGGCCAGGACGGCATGAGCCGCGTGCTCATCATGTCCCTGCACGGCCAGTCCGTCGCAAATGTCCACCGGCACCAAGGGCGCCTGTCGTTGTTTGCGACGGTGATGATCGCAGATCAGGTTCTCAGGAGTCTTGAACACGTGCACCGCGCCGGGTACGTGCACGCGGACTTGAAGCCAGACAACATTCTGTTTGGCCGTGAGGACCCGGAGCAGCTCTATTTGGTGGACTTTGGCCTGAGCGTCCACTTCCGCGACCGCAAGGGCAAGCATCGTCCTCTCATCACGAACCACAGCTTCGTTGGCACCCCACGCTACGCATCACTGCGGACACACATGGGCCACACCCTGTCCCGCCGCGATGACATTGAGCAGCTCGTGTACGTCATGATCTATCTTTTTCGCGGCCGTCTGCCGTGGTCAGGTCTGCGCATCAGCGACCCGGAtgcgaaggagaagcgcatTGCGCAGATGAAGGCGGAGATGACGCTGGACTCGATCTGCGCCGGCTGCCCGGAGGCCTTCCGGGACGTACTCAACTACGCTCGGTGCATGGAGTTTGAAGAGGAGCCACAGTACCAGTTTCTGCATGTGCTTCTGTGCTCGCTGCGTGACTCCTGCACGGAGTTGAGCAGTGATCCGAACGGCGTGCCTGCGAACGGTTCTGGTGGCGTGATGCCGCAGATGCTCACGTTGAATGCCAACTGTAGTACTCGCCAGCACCCCAAAGCCCAaaacggcggcgacgctgttgcgaacggcggtgctgtgtgtatgacagcagcggaggcggggCTTGTGAAGAACACGAATATCGCGTCCGGCGTCGTCGAACAGATTGACGGGGTTGCCGAGAACCCGATGATGATGTCTTCACGGGGCACTGGCGCTCCGGCCTTCTTCAGCGATGCCATCGGCCAGGGCTTCCTATCAGGTAACGGCACAGATGCCGGGCCACTATCGCCGCGCATCGACTGCCTAAACGGCCAGCCGTTCTCGCCCCCGCCGCTGGATCTGCAGCGGCCGTGTGGGtcaccgcagctgcggcagatgCGTTAA
- a CDS encoding protein kinase-like protein, translated as MTSRGEHIRLDKGALVKNHYEVVTSIGAGNFSKVYRVIDLQLPVKDQRRNPLAMKVIKKEYSSDAKYEKQMLIVLHEHDKSRSARVSKMYECFVWQECPVFIMPLHGPCLRSRRLGVNRGVVTYEKLLEFSYDLLETMAFVHFQCHMVHTDLKPENILIADRNVADNSMGDEWVVCDFGSASLWRMDKLDSDLISTRPYRAPEVLLGNKWHYAADMWSIGCILYEVAVGHRLFESRDDLTHLHMMDRRIGRLPEAFAKHSKYSSKYFNSRGDFLSTPDAIRFSKCRLTPIREMFKEDREFLHLLKGLLTYNPDERMTAPEALALPIFDRVRVARKERQRRADAAAEECRQCHHSPGAVVPGDGKGLRLTGHIDHNTLEHIIADAKNGCTSHRRHHHQNHTKDETSGNNMADSRLEAATNAETTPAPGPAAASPAVGSSPQLDRQASAGTPRDTAAMTTTATTSAASATAEDTNSFAAPNVSAPSATSLGKKRVSKAAKVRGRAASVPVVQGCSSHHSGSPLSRVAVVTKEVPHQRPCVNSHHSTSTRSSALVPQLALHRFKTSTLASDHDAAPLPSKSGQRGSGRSGGRLSGRSVSPGSKNRRSTPHKDTSCGSQHGCGSSAAGDGGTQLNASSPLKSPHQRLQLRSGAAKRPNRTPSRSSATPYRLLETLSPAITRSPRMLLKASSAAGPSLGHSICISDIIATPPKQAFRAGALRSSSAAGRSPRNPATALGSRSHNSVTKKGEAGMVTTSPLGPSVAAPKALPLPAAATGTKTPRQQSLSPDAPLGSQSPLQRGVTAVCKDMQTKSLVVRGSPDVDDKFVDVGDATKGRSQKATSDDAGDEGDHGLKQVGSPLATSLAVMGDDNPDKVGDGNDDDDDSSLASPNAQLRDSVASPTSENCLGSLYNSDGSPRATDYRSPARCRPPVETSTGDTSGVSSPVMMSRSNARLSISSSEWRGVEVAPGVTLATATVKRGQRSFAAALATPLPPSQHNPRASQLSEVFYSPRELSPSAPSPSSLTGPRSTTAGSVASPPAVQTVESDENPHELFSTVPLSRAQLSRANSCSGSFGVTRNAAPASTVDSRSHMAPPSTCTTSAVGRSARELPTARTSVSATTVSTPAAPTHVCQASSSASQLAMVTASVGRLKSVPLPDVSDVRGSASPPPPSVTASRRAATKPGPAPVAATSAPAPACPSLEESTPVAPMNSMAMSRLPAALTRSRELSLSQDKGCLANPDTIASPPLLAAAAATPSTGAAGAAAVLHSSPHLPYQPTHGLVHPSGSNSHVLSETKAEEANCKTESQPPGLHMPWRSLLLPDHSPTCVSSPLPAIAAAAPATVTPTFTLPNKVHGAGERHEASTRNSGRIKVKSLSVQHPRTSPGPSPRPPPSSSSTNISFDVAAGAKCSGSTTANFTNAGTTSRLNSNFNNGGPKKLGTATSHYPAATSGSSMSTSFQAVSLSPRNATVPGAANTNSLRSSTNGVSAGPVRSPHSSASATTSPKISAMYQRTDSPRGIPPALMTTGLPISAIGGEVMPAVTVPLPAQPHHQLPSQAQQQPSTAVASTGAGPSKSSISIVPRHMRSGVASTRSSIHRQPLGTPVASTPRLKASDSTAASASLKTNAAAISLPKQACKTSSGTLNTVSSRGSTANAPVNTIGADALTRPTASQLKHRRDARTLRRIIVPRPSTSSLSQASRAASSSSPGAEDSGEQTRDTSDNSHILKQYDRDLSSCSSTTPIPLP; from the coding sequence ATGACGTCACGAGGGGAGCATATTCGACTCGATAAGGGGGCACTGGTGAAGAACCACTACGAGGTCGTCACCTCCATCGGCGCGGGCAACTTTTCGAAGGTGTACCGCGTCATTGACCTGCAGTTGCCAGTAAAAGATCAGCGACGTAATCCGCTGGCGATGAAGGTGATCAAGAAGGAGTACAGCAGCGATGCCAAGTACGAGAAGCAGATGCTGATTGTGCTGCACGAGCACGACaagagccgcagcgcgcgtgtgtcgaAGATGTACGAGTGCTTCGTTTGGCAGGAGTGCCCCGTGTTCATTATGCCGTTGCACGGACCATGTCTGCGAagtcgccgcctcggcgtcaaccgcggcgtcgtcacGTACGAGAAGCTGCTCGAGTTTAGCTACGACTTGCTGGAGACGATGGCCTTTGTGCACTTCCAGTGCCATATGGTGCACACCGACCTCAAGCCGGAGAACATCCTCATCGCCGACAGAAACGTCGCCGACAACTCGATGGGCGACGAATGGGTTGTCTGTGACTTTGGGAGTGCGTCACTCTGGCGTATGGACAAGCTAGACTCAGACCTCATCTCCACGCGCCCGTACCGCGCaccggaggtgctgctcggcaACAAGTGGCACTACGCTGCCGACATGTGGAGTATAGGCTGCATCCTCTACGAGGTTGCCGTCGGCCACCGCCTGTTCGAAAGCCGTGATGACCTGACTCACTTGCACATGATGGACCGCCGCATTGGGCGCTTGCCGGAGGCCTTCGCGAAACATTCCAAGTACTCGAGCAAGTACTTCAATTCGCGAGGCGACTTCCTGTCCACCCCAGACGCTATTCGCTTTTCCAAGTGTCGGCTGACGCCAATACGCGAAATGTTCAAAGAGGACCGTGAGTTTCTTCACTTGCTCAAGGGGCTCCTCACATACAACCCAGATGAGCGCATGACAGCACCCGAGGCGCTGGCTTTGCCCATCTTCGATAGGGTCCGCGTCGCTCGCAAggagcgacagcgacgggcggacgcggctgccgaggAATGTCGACAGTGCCACCACTCACCCGGAGCTGTGGTTCCCGGAGACGGCAAGGGCCTGCGGCTTACGGGCCACATCGACCACAACACGCTCGAACACATCATAGCCGACGCGAAGAACGGCTGCACCTCGCAcaggcgccaccaccaccaaaaTCACACGAAGGATGAAACGAGCGGCAACAACATGGCGGATAGCCGCTTAGAGGCCGCTACAAATGCAGAGACCACCCCCGCTCCaggaccagcagcagcgtcgccagccGTCGGCTCCTCGCCGCAGCTTGACAGGCAGGCGTCTGCTGGCACTCCCAGGGACACCGCAGCCATGACGACTACCGCCACCACGTCAGCTGCTTCGGCAACAGCCGAGGATACGAACAGCTTCGCTGCCCCTAATGTCTCTGCACCGTCCGCGACGTCGCTGGGTAAAAAGCGGGTTTCCAAGGCGGCCAAAGTTCGCGGGCGGGCCGCCAGCGTGCCCGTAGTGCAAGGTTGCAGCAGCCATCACAGCGGGAGTCCGTTGTCGagagtggcggtggtgaccAAGGAGGTGCCGCACCAACGCCCGTGCGTGAACAGCCACCACTCCACCTCCACACGGAGCTCGGCGCTCGTGCCGCAGCTTGCTCTCCACCGCTTCAAGACGTCAACCCTAGCTTCCGACCAtgacgcagcaccgctgccgtcgaagagcgggcagcgcggcagcgggcggTCAGGTGGGAGGCTCTCGGGTCGCTCCGTGTCTCCGGGGAGCAAAAACCGTAGAAGTACACCACACAAGGATACCAGCTGCGGTTCACAGCACGGCTgtggcagcagtgcagcgggcgatggcggcaccCAACTGAATGCGTCGAGTCCGCTGAAGAGCCCCCATCAGCGTCTTCAGCTCCGCTCCGGTGCTGCCAAAAGACCAAATCGCACGCCGTCACGCTCGTCAGCCACGCCGTACCGCCTGCTGGAAACTCTCTCTCCGGCCATCACGCGATCACCGAGGATGCTGTTGAAGGCGTCATCGGCGGCTGGGCCGTCTCTGGGTCACAGCATCTGCATCTCAGACATCATCGCCACGCCGCCGAAGCAGGCGTTTCGTGCCGGAGCACTGCGGAGCAGTTCCGCCGCTGGCCGCTCTCCTCGCAACCCTGCCACGGCGCTTGGCTCCAGGTCGCACAATAGCGTTACCAAGAAGGGTGAGGCAGGTATGGTGACCACCTCGCCGCTCGGGCCgtctgtggcggcgccgaaAGCACTTCctctgccggcggcggcgacagggACGAAGACTCCGCGCCAGCAGTCGCTGTCTCCCGACGCGCCTCTAGGTTCTCAGTCGCCCCTCCAGCGCGGCGTCACGGCGGTGTGCAAGGACATGCAAACAAAGTCGCTTGTTGTGCGAGGCAGCCCGGATGTCGATGACAAGTTTGTCGATGTCGGCGATGCAACCAAAGGCCGCAGCCAAAAGGCTACTAGCGATGATGCtggcgacgagggcgacCATGGCCTCAAGCAGGTGGGATCGCCGCTGGCGACTTCGCTGGCCGTTATGGGGGATGATAATCCCGACAAggtcggcgacggcaacgacgatgatgacgacTCTTCGCTTGCGTCACCGAACGCGCAGCTCAGGGACTCCGTTGCGTCGCCGACAAGCGAGAACTGCCTCGGCAGCTTGTACAACTCAGATGGCAGTCCCCGCGCCACTGACTACCGCAGTcccgcgcgctgccgcccgcccGTGGAGACATCGACGGGCGACACGTCTGGGGTATCGTCGCCTGTCATGATGAGCAGGTCAAACGCGCGGTTGAGCATTTCAAGCAGCGAATGGCGAGGTGTGGAGGTGGCACCAGGGGTGACCCTCGCTACGGCGACGGTGAAGAGAGGGCAGCGAagcttcgccgctgctcttgcgacacctctgccgccgtcCCAGCACAATCCCCGGGCGTCACAGCTGAGCGAAGTGTTCTACAGTCCACGCGAGCTTTcgccctctgcgccgtcgccgtcgtctctcACGGGCCCACGATCCACCACAGCGGGCTCTGTCGCGTCCCCGCCTGCCGTGCAAACTGTTGAATCAGACGAGAATCCCCATGAGCTGTTCAGCACCGTCcccctctcgcgcgcgcagctgagcAGAGCgaacagctgcagcggctccttCGGTGTCACGCGCAACGCTGCACCGGCGTCCACAGTGGATTCGCGGTCTCACATGGCGCCTCCATCAACGTGCACCACATCTGCTGTCGGCAGGTCAGCGCGTGAGTTACCGACTGCAAGAACCTCAGTGTCAGCGACGACAGTGTCGACGCCGGCCGCGCCAACGCACGTGTGCCAGGCGTCCTCCTCAGCAAGCCAGCTTGCCATGGTGACGGCGTCGGTGGGCCGGCTCAagtcggtgccgctgcccgaCGTCTCTGACGTGCGGGGCTccgcatcaccaccaccaccatccgTGACAGcatcgcggcgcgccgcgaccAAGCCGGGGCCGGCACCCGTAGCGGCAACGTCCGCGCCGGCACCTGCGTGCCCATCACTTGAAGAATCGACCCCTGTGGCACCCATGAACTCCATGGCAATGTCGCGACTACCTGCCGCTCTCACTCGCTCCCGCGAGCTGTCACTTTCCCAGGATAAAGGGTGCCTTGCAAACCCCGACACTATCGCGAGTCCGCCActgttggcggcggcggcggccaccccATCGACCGGAGCCGCgggtgccgcagcggtgctccATTCGTCGCCGCATCTCCCCTACCAGCCGACCCACGGCCTTGTGCACCCCTccggcagcaacagccacGTTCTGTCGGAGAcgaaggcagaggaggcgaatTGCAAAACTGAATCGCAGCCGCCGGGCCTGCACATGCCATGGAggtctctgctgctgccggacCACTCACCTACTTGTGtgtcatcgccgctgccggccattgccgccgctgcaccagcaACCGTGACGCCTACTTTCACGCTGCCTAATAAGGTTCATGGGGCAGGCGAACGGCACGAGGCTTCGACTCGCAACAGCGGCAGGATCAAGGTGAAGTCTCTGAGCGTGCAGCACCCCCGCACATCACCTGGTCCGTCGCCGCGACCCCCGCCCTCGTCGTCGAGCACCAACATCTCTTTCGATGTGGCTGCGGGGGCAAAGTGTTCCGGCTCGACCACGGCTAACTTCACCAACGCTGGCACCACCAGTCGTCTGAACAGCAACTTCAACAATGGCGGGCCCAAGAAGTTGggcaccgccacgtcgcATTACCCGGCTGCCACCTCGGGCTCGTCTATGAGCACCTCTTTTCAGGCtgtgtcgctgtcgccgcgcaACGCGACTGTACCAGGGGCAGCAAACACCAACTCGCTGCGCTCATCGACGAATGGCGTGAGTGCAGGGCCTGTGCGCAGTCCGCAtagcagcgcctctgcgaCTACGTCGCCAAAGATATCAGCGATGTACCAGCGCACCGACTCTCCCCGTGGCATCCCGCCAGCGCTGATGACCACCGGCTTGCCCATCAGCGCGATCGGCGGGGAAGTAATGCCGGCTgtgacggtgccgctgccggcgcaaCCGCACCACCAGCTGCCTtcacaggcgcagcagcagccatcgacagcggtggcgagcACTGGCGCGGGCCCGAGCAAGTCGTCCATTTCTATAGTACCACGCCACATGCGGTCGGGAGTAGCGTCAACGCGCAGCTCAATACATCGGCAGCCATTGGGCACGCCTGTAGCGTCCACTCCCCGTCTGAAGGCTTCAGACTCGACTGCGGCATCAGCGAGCCTCAAGACCAACGCGGCTGCCATCTCATTGCCGAAGCAAGCCTGTAAGACGAGCTCTGGTACCTTGAACACGGTCagctcgcgcggcagcacggccAACGCGCCTGTGAATACGATTGGCGCGGATGCCTTGACTCGGCCTACAGCTTCGCAGCTcaagcaccgccgcgacgcccGCACTCTGAGGCGCATTATTGTTCCTCGGCCCTCGAcgtcctccctctcccaaGCCAGCCgtgcggcgtcgtcgtcgtcgccgggtGCCGAGGACAGCGGCGAGCAGACCCGCGACACCTCCGATAACTCACATATTTTAAAGCAGTACGACAGGGACCTGTCGTCGTGCTCTTCTACGACGCCGATACCGCTACCCTAG